Proteins encoded by one window of Cannabis sativa cultivar Pink pepper isolate KNU-18-1 chromosome 4, ASM2916894v1, whole genome shotgun sequence:
- the LOC115716473 gene encoding uncharacterized protein LOC115716473, whose product MDLPVIDLSDYLSTTATSDAQLSELCGVVSRSLRETGALLVKDPRCSAQDNDLFIDMMERYFQSPRDFKLLQERPHLHYQVGVTPEGVEVPRSLVDEEMQEKLRAMPEEYRPSSPKGPDCKWRYMWRVGPRPLQTKFKELNAEPVIPEGFPKWKDTMDSWGYKMISAIEVVAEMAAIGFGLPKDAFTSLMKQGPHLLAPTGSDLQTHGREGTVFAGYHYDLNFLTIHGRSRFPGLNIWLRNGRKVEVKVPVGCLLIQTGKQIEWLTAGDCIAGMHEVVVTSRTTDAIKLASEQNRSLWRVSSTLFAHIASDAILKPLGHFAESPLASKYPPLCAGEFVEKELAVINLKGQSKES is encoded by the exons ATGGATCTTCCGGTGATCGATCTTTCCGACTACTTGTCGACAACGGCTACATCAGATGCCCAACTCAGTGAGCTATGCGGCGTAGTGAGCCGCTCCCTAAGGGAGACTGGGGCTCTGCTTGTCAAGGATCCAAGGTGCTCTGCTCAGGACAACGATCTTTTCATTGATATGATGGAGAGGTACTTTCAGTCCCCCCGTGATTTCAAGCTTCTGCAGGAGAGACCCCATTTACATTACCAG GTTGGGGTGACCCCAGAAGGGGTGGAAGTCCCCAGAAGTTTGGTTGATGAAGAAATGCAGGAAAAATTAAGAGCCATGCCGGAAGAATATCGGCCATCCTCTCCAAAGGGCCCAGATTGTAAGTGGCGGTACATGTGGAGAGTGGGTCCTCGGCCCTTACAAACCAAATTTAAG GAACTCAATGCAGAGCCCGTCATACCTGAAGGTTTTCCCAAGTGGAAGGATACCATGGACTCTTGGGGTTACAAAATGATATCGGCCATAGAG GTTGTTGCTGAAATGGCAGCCATTGGATTTGGTCTGCCTAAGGATGCATTCACTTCCCTAATGAAGCAG GGACCACATCTTTTAGCTCCCACAGGAAGTGACCTTCAAACTCACGGCCGAGAGGGAACTGTGTTTGCAGGATATCACTATGACCTTAACTTCTTAACAATTCATGGCAGAAGTAGATTTCCTGGTTTAAATATCTGGCTTAGAAATGGGCGAAAAGTTGAGGTGAAGGTTCCCGTAGGATGCCTTCTCATTCAAACTGGAAAACAG ATAGAATGGTTGACTGCAGGAGATTGTATAGCTGGAATGCACGAAGTTGTTGTGACAAGCAGGACAACAGATGCAATCAAACTAGCATCCGAGCAAAATCGGAGCCTTTGGAGAGTGTCGTCTACA TTGTTTGCTCATATAGCGTCTGATGCTATCCTGAAACCCTTAGGCCACTTTGCAGAATCTCCACTTGCTAGCAAATATCCTCCCCTGTGTGCAGGAGAGTTTGTGGAGAAAGAGCTTGCTGTAATCAATCTGAAAGGACAAAGTAAAGAGAGCTAG